From Candidatus Poribacteria bacterium, the proteins below share one genomic window:
- a CDS encoding YCF48-related protein translates to MNKFASRPRLGTMLLAIVGALAIVLPVAGDWSILQERDPEVRDYMSIAFTSKNTGWVVGAASFEDFENPGFIGYTMDGGKTWQKSEIKIANDLAEVYFLDADRGWAVGANGTIVTTTNGRDWELQTSKVGNGLKGIYFVNKDVGYAVGESDTILSTKNGGDSWKILQGGQLGAVGDDDANMYSAIQFIDEETGWVAGVRVSPTTQSQFALIQKTTDGGQNWVTQATGKEDILEDIFFLDASMGWAVGENGVILHTNDGGEKWTEQVSGTQETLRSVGFADEKNGWAVGGDFGVGAILHTSDGGKTWELKDSKEKIVKVFVLDGQNVWVASATGAIMQTQ, encoded by the coding sequence ATGAACAAATTTGCATCACGCCCACGATTGGGTACAATGCTACTTGCAATCGTCGGTGCCTTGGCAATCGTTTTACCGGTGGCAGGAGATTGGAGTATTTTACAAGAACGCGATCCAGAAGTTAGGGACTACATGTCCATCGCTTTTACAAGCAAAAATACTGGCTGGGTTGTCGGTGCCGCATCGTTTGAAGATTTTGAAAATCCTGGCTTTATCGGTTACACCATGGATGGTGGTAAAACATGGCAAAAATCGGAAATCAAAATCGCCAATGATTTAGCCGAAGTCTACTTCTTGGATGCTGACCGCGGTTGGGCAGTCGGTGCGAACGGCACAATTGTCACTACCACTAACGGTAGAGACTGGGAACTGCAAACGAGCAAAGTCGGTAACGGACTCAAGGGCATCTACTTTGTTAATAAAGATGTCGGGTATGCCGTTGGAGAGAGCGACACCATTCTTTCTACAAAAAATGGTGGCGATTCATGGAAAATACTCCAAGGTGGACAACTCGGTGCCGTTGGCGATGACGATGCGAATATGTATAGCGCAATTCAATTTATTGACGAAGAGACCGGATGGGTTGCTGGTGTTCGTGTTAGTCCCACGACACAAAGCCAATTTGCCTTAATTCAGAAAACAACGGATGGTGGACAAAATTGGGTCACGCAAGCGACTGGTAAAGAGGATATTCTTGAAGACATTTTTTTCCTTGATGCGTCAATGGGATGGGCAGTCGGTGAAAACGGCGTAATTCTTCACACCAATGATGGCGGGGAAAAATGGACAGAGCAAGTTAGTGGCACACAAGAAACACTACGCAGCGTCGGATTTGCAGATGAGAAGAATGGATGGGCAGTTGGCGGTGACTTTGGTGTCGGTGCTATCCTACACACCAGTGATGGCGGCAAAACTTGGGAACTCAAAGATTCCAAGGAAAAAATAGTCAAAGTTTTTGTGCTTGACGGACAAAATGTGTGGGTAGCGAGTGCCACAGGTGCCATAATGCAGACACAATAG
- a CDS encoding protein-L-isoaspartate(D-aspartate) O-methyltransferase yields MLFAKNYATQRRKMVQNQIKARGINTPEVLAVMRKVERHLFVKPEHLNVAYQDGALPIDCDQTISQPYIVALMTDLLELTPTSKVLEIGTGCGYQTAILAELAKDVYSIEIIPGLAKSAKARLEVLNYQNIHLKKGNGYYGWQEHAPYDAMLVAAAPTDVPERLIQQLEPGGRMVIPVGSSEQNLLLIRKGFQTDENSAPSLETTEIIPVRFVPMTGNLNYSKTYN; encoded by the coding sequence ATGCTATTCGCTAAGAACTACGCAACACAGCGGCGTAAAATGGTGCAAAACCAAATCAAAGCGCGTGGCATCAACACCCCTGAAGTGCTTGCTGTTATGCGGAAGGTAGAGCGACATCTGTTCGTAAAACCCGAACACCTCAATGTGGCGTATCAGGATGGCGCACTACCGATTGATTGTGACCAAACAATTTCGCAACCCTATATCGTCGCACTGATGACGGATTTGCTGGAGCTCACACCAACTTCAAAAGTTCTTGAGATTGGAACAGGTTGCGGCTATCAAACAGCGATATTAGCAGAACTTGCGAAGGATGTCTATTCTATTGAGATTATACCGGGACTTGCTAAAAGCGCGAAAGCACGGTTAGAGGTGCTCAATTATCAAAACATTCATTTGAAGAAGGGGAACGGATATTACGGTTGGCAAGAACACGCGCCTTATGATGCCATGCTCGTCGCTGCTGCACCTACAGACGTACCCGAACGGCTCATTCAGCAACTGGAACCGGGTGGCAGGATGGTAATTCCGGTCGGTAGTTCCGAGCAAAACCTCCTGTTAATCCGGAAAGGGTTTCAAACTGATGAGAATTCGGCACCATCTCTTGAAACCACCGAGATTATTCCAGTCCGTTTCGTCCCTATGACAGGTAATCTGAATTATAGTAAAACCTACAATTAA
- the sppA gene encoding signal peptide peptidase SppA, protein MVPPSFNKCLGHISKSIISAAFIYGMSTLCAVATPPKARTHLPSSSIAMSDDALATFFNPSGLGAGRGLNLYYLRTYQSNWAGDDAFFLAVPGAGFGMEFVSADADTDFTRYTFSGGYHLGSSLYWGTSYSWMNSDDKDYDRFRSLSMGLMYRRQYISIGATARDLNRPKLLGEKLGRSYAVGLALRPGTWRTTLSIDLQKTQGIEGIELHYGLEVRPIREVILRGSINSDRSFDVRFGINIGNWGFGTGNTFDSNREAQLGVGYFHFSNAPKTKPVPRRRIFLDLSMRYLKRVLPIAKWDEDVAGILIRINGSAYGMAQLQEMSDAILDFRESGRVVLCYLSNCSTGDYIVAATCDGILIHPSAEVRLIGLRTERSFYKGTLDMLGIRADLEHLGKYKSVSEPFTRKEMSETHREIQNIILDDLYEQLVDAIAEGRGWTHENVKKRINNGPYTARQAFTAELVDRMVYEDELLDVVAELTDPRTDLVSLNEYAISELYAQDWKVPQPKVAIIEAKGLMLTGDSFVDPFLGTEVMGSDTISDAVREVKDDDSIKAVVLRIDSGGGLVVAADTIWRELVRLKEVKPLVVSMGDVAASGGYYIAAPADAIVAEPGTITGSIGVVGGKYSFKGLYEKLGIHKEILKRGEHADFYSDYGDYPPAEQAIVRKQIKEIYDDFVEKVALGRTDLTVEDVDRLGQGRIWSGRQAKENGLVDELGGLSLALAIARERAGLEKKSIEIVEFPKKTWLSQLFNNLRIPLISPLLRGGSANKGTENERVGTESRLQFIARYSGLSTTARLLNTIGKHRFFLLMPYHISVGN, encoded by the coding sequence ATGGTTCCGCCTTCATTTAACAAGTGTTTAGGGCACATCAGCAAAAGCATCATCTCGGCGGCATTCATCTATGGAATGAGCACGCTTTGTGCTGTTGCCACGCCGCCAAAGGCACGCACTCACTTGCCTTCAAGCTCCATTGCCATGAGCGACGATGCCTTAGCTACCTTTTTTAACCCGTCCGGACTCGGTGCAGGGCGCGGCTTAAACTTATACTACCTCCGCACATATCAGAGCAATTGGGCAGGCGATGATGCTTTCTTCCTCGCTGTCCCCGGTGCAGGCTTCGGCATGGAATTCGTTAGTGCCGATGCAGATACCGACTTTACACGCTATACATTCTCCGGTGGATACCATTTGGGAAGTTCACTCTACTGGGGCACCAGTTACAGTTGGATGAATTCCGACGATAAAGACTACGACAGATTTCGTTCACTCTCGATGGGCTTGATGTACCGGAGGCAATACATTTCAATTGGTGCAACGGCGCGTGATCTCAATCGTCCTAAATTGCTTGGTGAAAAGCTCGGGAGAAGTTACGCTGTGGGGTTGGCACTTCGCCCCGGAACATGGCGGACAACGCTCTCCATTGATCTACAGAAAACACAAGGCATTGAAGGTATAGAACTTCATTATGGATTAGAGGTTCGCCCCATTCGCGAAGTTATACTCCGTGGGAGCATAAACAGTGATCGGAGTTTCGATGTCCGTTTCGGTATTAACATCGGAAATTGGGGATTCGGCACAGGTAACACCTTCGACAGCAATCGAGAAGCGCAGTTGGGTGTCGGCTACTTTCATTTTTCTAACGCGCCCAAAACCAAGCCAGTGCCTCGCCGCCGTATATTCCTTGACTTGTCAATGCGTTACCTCAAACGGGTCCTCCCGATCGCGAAATGGGATGAAGATGTCGCTGGTATTCTCATCCGTATTAACGGGAGTGCCTACGGTATGGCGCAACTCCAAGAGATGTCAGATGCCATTTTGGACTTCAGAGAATCGGGACGCGTCGTCCTCTGCTACCTCTCCAACTGTTCCACCGGCGACTACATCGTCGCAGCTACATGCGATGGCATCCTAATCCATCCGTCCGCTGAAGTCCGGTTAATCGGCTTACGGACAGAACGCTCCTTCTACAAAGGCACATTAGACATGCTCGGCATTCGGGCGGATCTTGAGCATCTCGGCAAGTATAAATCTGTGTCAGAACCATTCACACGGAAGGAGATGTCCGAAACACATCGCGAGATCCAGAACATTATTCTCGACGACCTTTACGAACAACTCGTAGATGCGATCGCAGAAGGAAGGGGATGGACGCACGAAAACGTCAAGAAACGTATCAACAATGGACCTTACACAGCACGCCAAGCCTTCACCGCTGAACTCGTTGACCGGATGGTCTATGAAGATGAATTGTTAGATGTTGTAGCCGAACTCACCGATCCCAGAACCGATTTAGTGTCGCTCAACGAATACGCAATAAGCGAACTCTATGCGCAAGATTGGAAAGTTCCACAACCGAAGGTCGCTATCATCGAGGCGAAAGGGTTGATGCTAACAGGCGACAGTTTTGTGGATCCGTTTCTTGGGACAGAAGTGATGGGATCGGATACAATCTCAGATGCGGTCAGGGAGGTAAAAGACGACGATTCTATAAAGGCAGTTGTCCTGAGAATTGACAGCGGTGGCGGGCTTGTTGTCGCCGCTGACACTATATGGCGTGAATTAGTGCGACTCAAAGAAGTCAAACCTCTTGTCGTGTCAATGGGTGATGTAGCGGCATCAGGCGGTTACTATATCGCAGCTCCTGCAGATGCGATCGTTGCTGAACCCGGAACGATTACGGGTTCTATCGGCGTTGTCGGTGGCAAGTATAGTTTCAAAGGACTCTATGAAAAACTCGGCATCCATAAAGAAATCCTCAAACGGGGTGAACATGCTGATTTTTATTCAGATTATGGAGACTATCCGCCTGCAGAACAAGCAATTGTACGGAAGCAGATTAAAGAGATTTATGACGATTTCGTTGAAAAGGTGGCACTTGGACGAACCGATTTGACAGTGGAAGATGTAGATAGGCTTGGACAGGGACGCATCTGGTCAGGGAGACAGGCGAAAGAAAATGGACTTGTAGATGAGTTAGGCGGTTTAAGCCTCGCGCTTGCAATCGCACGAGAACGCGCGGGATTGGAAAAAAAATCAATTGAGATTGTCGAGTTTCCTAAAAAGACATGGTTGTCACAACTCTTCAACAATCTCAGGATTCCACTTATCTCCCCGCTACTTCGTGGTGGGTCTGCAAACAAGGGCACGGAAAACGAGCGTGTGGGAACGGAATCCCGATTACAGTTCATTGCACGGTATAGTGGCTTGAGTACGACTGCAAGACTCCTAAACACAATCGGAAAGCATAGGTTTTTTCTTCTCATGCCTTATCATATAAGTGTAGGAAATTAA